In one window of Henckelia pumila isolate YLH828 chromosome 1, ASM3356847v2, whole genome shotgun sequence DNA:
- the LOC140876719 gene encoding L-ascorbate oxidase homolog — protein MQLRLALLSLLFAVAAAENPYRFFTWNVTYGTIYPLGVPQQAILINGKFPGPEIYCVTNDNIIVNVFNSLDEPFLIHWNGIQNRRNSFEDGVYGTTCPIPPGKNFTYILQMKDQIGSFFYFPSLAFHKAAGGFGAIRILSRPLIPVPFDPPADDYTLLIGDWYKANHTALKAILDKGKKLPLPDGILLNGRGPNVTTFTVQQGKTYRLRLCNVGLQNSLNFRIQGHKMKVVEVEGTHTMQISYSSLDIHVGQCMSVLVTADQPPYGYYIVASSRFTTPILVATGFLLYENSNPPASGPLPGGPTTEIDWSLNQARTLRTNLTASGPRPNPQGSYHYGMIPVARTIRLASSAGQVNGKQRYAINSVSFVQADTPLKLADYYQTSGVYRVGSISDAPNGAGIYLDTSVLNTDYRSFVEIVFENYEDILQSYHLNGYSFFVAGMDGGQWSSASRNQYNLRDAVSRCTVQVYPKSWTAIYVALDNVGMWNLRSEFWARQYLGQQFYLRVYTTSTSLRDEYPIPKNALLCGRASGRRTRPLAIYN, from the exons ATGCAGCTGAGATTAGCTCTCTTGTCTCTTCTTTTCGCTGTTGCCGCCGCGGAAAACCCCTACAGATTCTTCACATGGAATGTCACTTATGGCACCATTTATCCCCTCGGTGTCCCCCAACAG GCTATATTGATAAATGGGAAATTCCCAGGTCCTGAGATTTACTGCGTCACCAATGATAATATTATTGTCAATGTGTTCAACAGTTTAGACGAGCCTTTTCTCATCCACTG GAATGGGATCCAAAATAGGAGGAATTCATTCGAAGATGGAGTGTATGGAACAACTTGCCCAATTCCACCGGGAAAGAACTTCACATACATTCTTCAAATGAAAGATCAAATCGGGAGTTTCTTTTACTTCCCATCTCTAGCATTTCACAAGGCCGCCGGCGGATTTGGAGCCATTCGGATTCTATCCCGGCCTTTGATCCCTGTCCCTTTCGACCCTCCGGCCGACGATTACACTCTACTCATCGGAGATTGGTACAAGGCCAATCACACG GCATTGAAGGCAATTCTTGACAAGGGCAAAAAACTACCTCTTCCAGATGGAATTCTTCTCAATGGTCGTGGCCCAAATGTCACCACATTTACTGTTCAACAGG GGAAGACCTACCGTCTCAGGTTATGCAACGTCGGGTTGCAAAACTCGCTCAATTTCCGGATTCAAGGACACAAGATGAAAGTGGTCGAGGTAGAAGGAACACACACAATGCAAATTAGCTACTCCTCCCTTGACATTCATGTGGGACAATGCATGTCCGTTCTGGTCACCGCGGATCAGCCCCCTTACGGATACTACATAGTCGCCTCGTCGCGTTTCACCACTCCTATCCTGGTTGCCACCGGTTTTCTCCTATACGAGAACTCGAATCCCCCTGCTTCTGGACCGTTACCCGGTGGACCGACCACAGAGATCGATTGGTCCCTTAACCAGGCGCGTACTCTCAG GACTAATCTTACAGCGAGTGGGCCGAGACCGAATCCACAAGGCTCGTATCATTACGGCATGATACCTGTGGCGAGAACCATCAGGCTCGCAAGCTCTGCAGGCCAAGTGAATGGCAAGCAAAGATATGCAATCAACAGTGTGTCCTTTGTTCAGGCCGATACTCCTTTGAAACTGGCCGACTACTACCAAACAAGCGGAGTTTATCGAGTCGGGAGCATATCTGATGCACCCAATGGTGCAGGGATATATCTCGACACCTCTGTCCTGAACACGGACTATCGGTCATTCGTCGAAATCGTCTTTGAAAATTATGAAGATATCTTGCAGAGCTATCACCTCAATGGCTACTCCTTCTTTGTAGCAGG AATGGATGGAGGGCAATGGAGTTCGGCTAGTAGGAACCAGTACAATCTCCGTGATGCAGTCTCTCGTTGCACGGTTCAG GTATATCCTAAGTCGTGGACAGCGATTTACGTGGCGCTGGACAATGTCGGAATGTGGAATCTGAGATCGGAGTTCTGGGCTCGGCAGTACTTGGGGCAGCAGTTTTATCTCAGAGTCTATACCACGTCCACGTCGTTGAGAGATGAGTATCCGATCCCGAAGAATGCACTTCTTTGTGGCAGGGCTAGCGGCCGACGCACACGTCCCCTTGCTATATATAACTAG